Proteins from one Chitinophaga oryzae genomic window:
- a CDS encoding HAD family hydrolase: MKGIQTIAFDADDTLWVNEPYFREVENKFCGLLEDYLPHHTVAQELFKTEMQNLPLYGYGVKAFMLAMIETILRVTENNASPALIAKVLEYGKEQLAKDIELLDGVKEVLEALKGKYRLVVATKGDLLDQERKLNKSGLAHYFHHIEIMSDKQEKDYRKLLRHLDCSPEAFLMIGNSIKSDVLPVLAIGGHAIHIPYHTVWAHEVVEGEVKDDRFYSFENISAILPQLLS, translated from the coding sequence ATGAAAGGCATACAAACCATCGCCTTCGATGCGGATGATACATTATGGGTGAATGAACCCTATTTCAGGGAAGTGGAAAACAAATTCTGCGGTCTTCTGGAAGACTATTTACCCCATCATACCGTGGCGCAGGAGTTATTTAAAACAGAGATGCAGAACCTGCCGCTGTATGGTTACGGCGTAAAAGCGTTCATGCTGGCCATGATAGAAACTATTCTGCGTGTGACGGAGAACAATGCCAGTCCCGCGCTGATCGCCAAAGTGCTGGAATATGGCAAGGAGCAGCTGGCCAAAGACATCGAACTGCTGGATGGTGTAAAAGAAGTGCTCGAAGCCCTCAAGGGTAAATACCGCCTGGTGGTCGCTACCAAAGGCGATCTGCTGGACCAGGAGAGGAAGCTTAATAAATCCGGCCTGGCGCATTATTTTCATCACATCGAAATTATGAGCGATAAACAGGAGAAAGACTACCGTAAACTGTTGCGGCACCTGGATTGCTCACCGGAAGCTTTTCTTATGATCGGCAACTCCATCAAATCGGATGTATTGCCGGTGCTGGCCATTGGCGGGCACGCTATCCATATTCCTTATCACACTGTATGGGCGCATGAAGTGGTAGAAGGAGAGGTGAAAGACGACAGATTTTATTCCTTTGAAAACATATCGGCGATACTGCCACAGCTATTGTCATGA
- a CDS encoding Crp/Fnr family transcriptional regulator, whose protein sequence is MIHTNRAILTFIENQLTPAEKKDRVFLQTWPAGGHLLKQGQGNKYVFVQQTGLSKVHITEDNGKDFIVQFLGEGELLGEIEVIQKTPNLTTVTALTEVTAWCITTDYFAYLITHNPELNRLLLLSLAHRLNQTSARASYQQVYPAEYAMLKLLSVLATQQTSFAKKDLADYLGVSVRSFNRSLKQLRERSIVHPDSFDLYIERDVFERLMREYGE, encoded by the coding sequence ATGATACATACCAATCGTGCTATTTTAACCTTCATTGAAAACCAGCTGACACCAGCCGAAAAGAAGGACCGGGTATTTCTGCAAACCTGGCCTGCAGGCGGTCACCTGCTTAAACAGGGGCAGGGGAACAAATATGTCTTTGTCCAGCAGACAGGGCTTTCCAAAGTGCATATCACAGAAGACAACGGAAAGGATTTTATTGTTCAGTTTTTGGGGGAAGGAGAACTGCTGGGAGAAATAGAAGTCATTCAGAAGACACCTAACCTGACCACGGTGACCGCCCTTACGGAGGTGACCGCATGGTGTATCACGACAGACTATTTTGCTTACCTCATCACACATAACCCGGAGCTGAACCGGCTGCTGCTGTTGTCGCTGGCGCACCGGCTGAACCAGACTTCCGCCCGTGCCTCCTACCAGCAGGTTTATCCTGCTGAGTATGCCATGCTGAAATTATTGTCCGTACTCGCCACCCAGCAGACCAGTTTTGCCAAGAAAGACCTGGCAGATTACCTGGGCGTGTCTGTAAGGAGCTTTAACCGTTCCCTCAAGCAGCTGCGGGAGAGAAGTATTGTCCATCCGGATAGTTTTGATCTGTATATCGAGCGGGATGTGTTTGAGCGGTTGATGCGGGAATATGGGGAGTAA
- a CDS encoding sulfatase-like hydrolase/transferase — translation MKKKLLWLLPALLSLQLSAQQRKPNVIFILADDMGYGDLSCYGSPQIRTPQLDRLAKEGFHSTGFMVSAPSCTPSRASLLTGRYPDKVDMPYAIAPGDRHALADSIFTLARMFKANHYQTMMIGKWHLGDKANSRPLSHGFDHFYGMLYSHDYQSPFVNTDTTLAVFHDNTRVIEKPDYSKLMGWYTDSALAYIQRASRSSQPFFLYLPFPMPHAPLAVPREWAGKSRAGLYGDVIEQQDACIGKIIALLRTLKLDKNTIVMFTSDNGPWNAMPDRMLQYDIVKPWDHGSTGPFRGGKANTYEGGHRVPFIAWAPGRIPAGTEGDQPFIINDILPTLATATGYTQPLPANLEGFNCWGYITGRQPRLPERPLFYLSAHGKLEAVRQGDWKLRIATVEKGKMPEVELYNLTLDNSEKHNVAEKYPDIVSSLKLLMNKY, via the coding sequence ATGAAGAAAAAGCTCTTATGGCTGCTGCCGGCGTTGCTGTCCTTACAGCTCAGCGCACAGCAGCGCAAGCCGAATGTGATCTTTATCCTCGCCGATGATATGGGATATGGTGACCTCAGCTGCTACGGCAGCCCGCAGATCCGTACACCGCAGCTGGACCGGCTGGCAAAAGAAGGCTTCCACAGTACCGGATTTATGGTGTCTGCGCCTTCCTGTACGCCCAGCAGGGCTTCGCTGCTTACCGGCCGGTATCCTGATAAAGTGGATATGCCTTATGCCATAGCGCCCGGCGACCGTCACGCGCTGGCAGACAGTATTTTTACCCTCGCCAGGATGTTTAAAGCCAACCATTACCAGACCATGATGATCGGTAAATGGCACCTTGGCGACAAGGCCAACAGCCGGCCGCTGTCGCATGGCTTTGATCATTTCTACGGAATGCTGTACAGCCACGATTACCAGTCACCTTTTGTAAACACAGATACCACGCTGGCCGTTTTCCATGATAATACCCGTGTCATCGAAAAGCCGGACTACAGTAAGCTGATGGGCTGGTACACCGATAGTGCGCTGGCTTATATTCAACGCGCCAGCCGCAGCAGCCAGCCGTTTTTCCTGTACCTGCCTTTCCCGATGCCGCACGCGCCACTGGCGGTTCCCCGCGAGTGGGCCGGTAAGTCACGGGCAGGGCTATACGGAGATGTGATTGAACAGCAGGATGCCTGTATCGGGAAGATTATAGCCTTGCTGCGCACACTGAAGCTGGATAAAAACACCATCGTGATGTTCACCAGCGATAACGGTCCGTGGAACGCTATGCCCGACCGCATGCTGCAGTACGATATCGTGAAGCCGTGGGACCATGGCTCCACCGGGCCTTTCCGCGGTGGAAAAGCCAATACCTACGAAGGCGGTCACCGTGTGCCGTTCATCGCCTGGGCGCCTGGCCGTATCCCTGCCGGCACCGAAGGTGACCAACCGTTTATCATCAACGATATCCTGCCAACGCTGGCTACCGCCACCGGCTATACGCAGCCGCTGCCGGCCAACCTCGAAGGCTTCAATTGCTGGGGGTATATCACCGGCCGCCAGCCCCGGCTGCCGGAAAGACCGCTGTTTTACCTGAGTGCGCACGGGAAACTGGAAGCAGTACGCCAGGGCGATTGGAAACTACGTATCGCCACAGTGGAAAAAGGCAAAATGCCGGAAGTGGAATTGTATAACCTGACACTCGACAACAGTGAAAAACACAACGTGGCAGAGAAGTACCCGGACATCGTATCATCGCTGAAACTGTTGATGAATAAATACTGA
- the uvrA gene encoding excinuclease ABC subunit UvrA has product MRVRGAREHNLKNVDLDIPRDALVVFTGVSGSGKSSLAFGTLYAEAQRRYLESVSPYARRLFHQMSVPEVDEITGLPPAVALQQQRGLPTTRSSVGSVTTLSNLLRMLYSRAGHYPKGQPHLEAEAFSPNTPAGACPQCHGLGRVYEVTERSMVPDDTLTIRERAIASWPTAWYGQNLRDILITLGYDVDKPWKELPKKDRDWILFTEEQPVVPVYPGFTHEEVKRAIKQKVEPSYMGTFSGARRYVLHTFANTESASMKKRVSQYMESAECPTCHGKRLQPASLSVTFAGMDIGGIARLPLSRLTELMRPYAEGKENHHTDHPEKAIVAQRIAADLVGRLEVLLDLGLGYLLLERSTPTLSPGELQRLRLATQVRSNLFGVVYVLDEPSAGLHPADTAALLRALERLKASGNSLFVVEHDLDVIRHADWIVDVGPAAGEHGGHILYSGPTAGLAAVKASRTREFLFAEEQVKPRQPRKPTRWLQLEGVTRNNLHQLDAAFPLGCMTTVTGISGSGKSSLVSQVLVELVAAQLGMELPAEAEEGDALEQPAPATLDGRIMAGMEHISRLVQVDQKPIGRTPRSNLATYTGLFDHVRKLFADTKTARARKYDAGRFSFNVAKGRCETCQGEGFVMVELLFLPSVYAPCPTCHGARYNAKTLEITYKEKNIAEVLELTVDAAYDFFADDPKIHRSLSVLREVGLGYLRLGQPATQLSGGEAQRIKLATELQRMGRGDTLYVLDEPTTGLHPSDTEKLVAQLEGLVVAGNTVIVVEHDMRVVSASDWVIDIGPGAGEEGGHIVAAGTPGTVAKAKGSRTAPYLASFLRG; this is encoded by the coding sequence TTGCGTGTACGCGGGGCACGCGAGCATAACCTCAAAAATGTAGACCTCGACATACCGAGAGATGCACTGGTGGTATTTACCGGTGTATCAGGGTCTGGCAAATCATCGCTGGCCTTCGGAACACTTTACGCAGAAGCGCAGCGCCGTTACCTGGAGTCGGTATCGCCATATGCGCGCCGGCTGTTTCACCAGATGTCGGTACCGGAGGTGGATGAGATCACCGGGTTGCCGCCGGCGGTGGCGCTGCAGCAGCAACGGGGCCTGCCCACCACCCGGTCGTCAGTGGGCAGTGTGACCACGCTGTCGAACCTGCTGCGGATGCTCTATTCCCGTGCGGGGCACTATCCCAAGGGGCAACCACACCTGGAAGCAGAGGCTTTTTCGCCCAATACGCCGGCAGGGGCCTGCCCGCAATGCCACGGCCTGGGCAGGGTGTATGAGGTAACGGAGCGCTCCATGGTGCCGGACGATACGCTTACCATCCGGGAGCGCGCCATCGCCTCCTGGCCCACCGCCTGGTATGGCCAAAACCTGCGGGACATCCTCATCACCCTCGGTTATGACGTGGATAAGCCGTGGAAAGAGCTACCCAAAAAAGACCGCGACTGGATACTGTTTACCGAAGAACAACCGGTGGTGCCGGTATATCCGGGTTTTACGCATGAAGAAGTAAAACGCGCCATCAAACAAAAGGTGGAGCCTTCCTATATGGGCACCTTTTCCGGCGCCCGCCGTTATGTGTTGCACACCTTCGCCAATACCGAAAGCGCCTCCATGAAAAAACGGGTATCACAATACATGGAGAGTGCGGAATGCCCGACCTGTCACGGCAAGCGGTTGCAACCCGCCTCTTTGTCGGTGACTTTTGCCGGCATGGACATCGGCGGGATCGCGCGCCTGCCGCTGTCGCGCCTCACAGAGCTGATGCGGCCCTACGCGGAAGGGAAAGAGAACCATCATACAGACCATCCCGAAAAGGCCATCGTGGCGCAGCGCATCGCGGCCGACCTGGTAGGCCGGCTGGAAGTGCTGCTGGACCTGGGGTTGGGATACCTGTTGCTGGAACGGAGCACGCCTACCTTATCGCCCGGTGAACTGCAACGCCTCAGGCTGGCCACACAGGTACGCTCCAACCTGTTCGGCGTAGTATATGTGCTGGACGAACCATCTGCAGGGCTGCATCCGGCGGATACCGCCGCGCTGCTGCGTGCCCTCGAAAGGCTGAAAGCCTCCGGCAACTCCCTCTTTGTGGTGGAGCATGATCTGGACGTGATCCGCCATGCCGACTGGATCGTAGACGTAGGACCCGCTGCCGGCGAGCATGGAGGGCATATCCTCTATAGCGGGCCCACTGCCGGCCTGGCGGCGGTGAAAGCCTCCCGTACCCGGGAATTTCTGTTTGCAGAAGAACAGGTGAAGCCCCGCCAGCCCCGTAAGCCCACCCGGTGGCTGCAGCTGGAAGGAGTGACCCGCAATAATCTTCATCAGCTCGACGCTGCGTTTCCGCTGGGTTGTATGACAACGGTAACAGGTATTTCCGGCTCCGGTAAATCCAGTCTCGTCAGCCAGGTGCTGGTGGAACTGGTAGCAGCGCAGCTGGGGATGGAACTGCCCGCAGAAGCGGAAGAAGGGGACGCGCTGGAACAGCCGGCGCCTGCTACGCTGGATGGCCGTATCATGGCAGGGATGGAGCATATCAGCAGGCTGGTGCAGGTAGATCAGAAGCCTATAGGCCGTACGCCCCGTTCTAACCTCGCCACCTATACGGGATTGTTTGATCATGTCCGGAAACTGTTTGCCGACACCAAAACCGCCCGTGCCCGGAAATATGACGCCGGCCGGTTTTCCTTCAACGTCGCCAAAGGACGCTGTGAAACTTGTCAGGGTGAAGGTTTTGTGATGGTGGAGCTCTTATTCCTGCCCAGCGTATACGCCCCTTGCCCCACCTGTCATGGTGCGCGGTACAATGCCAAAACACTGGAGATCACCTATAAAGAGAAAAATATTGCGGAAGTGCTGGAGCTGACAGTTGATGCGGCTTATGACTTCTTTGCCGATGATCCGAAAATACACCGCTCGCTGAGCGTGTTGCGGGAAGTGGGACTGGGTTACCTGCGGCTGGGGCAGCCGGCCACGCAGCTGTCAGGAGGCGAAGCACAGCGTATTAAGCTGGCTACGGAGCTGCAGCGCATGGGACGCGGCGACACCCTGTATGTGCTCGACGAGCCTACTACCGGGCTGCATCCTTCGGATACAGAGAAGCTGGTAGCCCAGCTGGAAGGGCTGGTTGTTGCCGGCAATACCGTGATCGTAGTGGAGCATGACATGCGGGTGGTTTCCGCCAGTGACTGGGTGATAGATATCGGTCCGGGCGCCGGGGAGGAGGGCGGACATATTGTCGCTGCCGGCACCCCAGGCACCGTCGCCAAAGCGAAGGGCAGCCGTACGGCGCCTTACCTGGCCAGTTTCCTCCGTGGATAA
- a CDS encoding Ig-like domain-containing protein has product MMLSKFYTLKKVLYLSFLFICLFAYSARAQTYANSQTSGVTGLCLLCGVTNGDNAVNSNLNDYSTFNITVGLLGVSVYQTLNFPAGSTAGCDSLVIGIGSANSILSLNLLGGLTVQTFNGTVPNNDAHLVDSSNFRAWGNNRGEITLKPVGTFDRVRVTLTSSLVGLLNAFQVYYAYRKPALPPPVLPDSTNLCSGDTAALAAAVPAGTAVRWYSASGGGSLLYTGATYKVSPAVTTVYYAEAALNGCTSTRKKITVVVHPKPANPVFSVTPSIVCNTTGIGIDNYTPDVYYNVRTVYTGIDGLLLDSSYTVTNGDTVVVRDLNAYLNVTVNLYIQAVSKITGCRSDTVMQTMILGAHGTYADAVPDNVTICKGDSVTLYAYGHGQENNPLLNIRWYNVPTGGVELHRGKYFKVGPLDTTHYYVVPGYHCENLQRTKVTVNVRKLPDPVYSVPQGMTCGATKIKVQNYQPGYSYRVRVKFRYTTQLLLDTAYLVLNTDTFFVPGYPTPLPAAVDIWVQAVDAVTGCRSDSAYRRMNTDGYAAKPQVTTDTVVICRGDSVVLHAFDPVYTQSRIRWYNVPTGGSRLYTGSDYKVSPQNTTVYYAAGGYGCEYPQRTPVTVIVNQCMQQAHTVQKKPLRYTLELFPNPSSGAVRLNIDKLLPGSVLILRNVHGVEVQREVLTGNNFSISPRLADGVYFIEIRNNRNEIHTGRVVLKR; this is encoded by the coding sequence ATGATGCTATCCAAATTTTACACATTAAAAAAAGTACTGTACCTCAGCTTTCTCTTTATCTGCCTGTTTGCTTACAGCGCCCGGGCGCAGACGTACGCCAACAGCCAGACCAGTGGCGTGACCGGCCTATGCCTGTTGTGTGGCGTCACTAATGGAGACAATGCGGTGAACAGTAATCTGAACGATTATTCCACGTTTAACATTACCGTAGGGTTACTGGGTGTTTCGGTATACCAGACGCTTAATTTCCCTGCTGGCAGCACCGCTGGCTGCGATTCCCTGGTGATCGGTATCGGCAGTGCAAATTCCATCCTGTCGCTCAATTTGCTGGGCGGTCTAACCGTGCAAACCTTCAACGGCACCGTTCCCAATAACGATGCACATCTGGTAGACAGCAGCAATTTCAGGGCCTGGGGCAATAATCGCGGTGAGATCACCCTGAAGCCTGTGGGAACTTTTGACCGGGTAAGGGTCACTTTGACCAGCAGCCTTGTTGGGCTGCTGAATGCCTTTCAGGTGTATTATGCCTATCGTAAACCAGCGTTACCGCCACCGGTGTTGCCGGACAGCACCAATCTCTGCAGCGGCGACACAGCAGCGCTTGCGGCTGCAGTGCCGGCCGGAACAGCGGTACGATGGTATAGCGCATCCGGCGGAGGTTCCCTGCTTTATACTGGTGCTACCTACAAGGTAAGTCCCGCAGTCACCACTGTTTATTACGCGGAGGCCGCCCTGAACGGATGTACCAGCACGCGTAAAAAGATAACCGTGGTGGTACACCCCAAGCCAGCCAATCCGGTGTTTTCTGTAACACCCAGCATTGTCTGCAATACAACCGGAATCGGAATCGACAACTATACGCCGGATGTTTATTATAACGTACGTACGGTGTATACGGGGATTGACGGACTATTGCTGGACTCGTCCTATACCGTAACAAACGGGGATACGGTGGTTGTCAGAGACCTGAACGCTTACTTAAATGTTACCGTTAATCTTTACATACAGGCGGTCAGCAAGATCACAGGATGCCGGTCGGATACCGTGATGCAGACAATGATCCTGGGCGCGCATGGTACCTACGCCGATGCTGTGCCCGACAATGTGACTATCTGCAAAGGAGACAGCGTTACGCTCTACGCCTACGGTCATGGACAGGAAAACAATCCCCTGCTGAATATACGCTGGTATAATGTGCCCACGGGCGGAGTGGAGTTGCACAGGGGAAAATATTTTAAAGTCGGACCGTTGGATACCACGCATTACTATGTAGTTCCGGGCTACCATTGCGAAAATCTGCAGCGCACAAAGGTAACGGTGAACGTACGCAAGCTGCCGGACCCGGTGTATTCCGTGCCACAGGGAATGACCTGCGGCGCTACTAAAATAAAAGTACAGAATTATCAGCCTGGCTACAGCTACCGGGTGAGGGTGAAGTTCCGGTATACCACGCAGCTGTTACTGGACACCGCTTACTTAGTTCTGAATACGGATACCTTCTTTGTTCCGGGTTACCCAACGCCTCTGCCGGCAGCGGTGGATATATGGGTACAGGCGGTGGATGCTGTGACAGGGTGCCGATCAGATTCTGCTTACCGCCGTATGAATACAGACGGGTATGCTGCCAAACCACAGGTAACGACAGATACCGTAGTGATATGCAGGGGCGACAGTGTAGTGCTCCATGCATTTGATCCTGTATATACACAGTCCCGTATCCGGTGGTATAACGTGCCCACCGGCGGAAGCAGACTGTATACCGGCAGCGATTACAAGGTAAGCCCGCAAAACACGACGGTGTATTATGCAGCAGGGGGATATGGGTGTGAGTATCCTCAACGTACGCCCGTGACAGTGATTGTTAACCAGTGTATGCAGCAGGCGCACACGGTACAGAAAAAACCGCTGAGATATACCCTGGAATTGTTCCCCAATCCCAGTTCCGGCGCGGTGCGGCTGAATATAGACAAGTTACTTCCCGGCAGTGTGCTTATTCTCAGGAATGTTCATGGCGTGGAGGTGCAGCGCGAGGTGCTGACGGGTAATAACTTTTCGATTTCTCCGCGGCTGGCTGACGGTGTTTACTTCATAGAGATCAGGAACAACAGGAATGAAATCCATACAGGGAGGGTAGTACTGAAGCGATAA
- a CDS encoding serine hydrolase domain-containing protein — protein MRAYPLLVLLFVITAACKKETTGMQHASGYDAIDKILDDSVPVRFNGKCYAVIHVNGQEVYNRSYGGYDGNTRQLVASCSKWLSGAVLMSLVDEGKLKLSDTVGKFLPVFTAKGKGNITIAQLFSHTSGFPGNSSQGYESNPLLTLEAAVDAIGRNVPLMSPPGNVFYYGGVSMQIAGRICEIVSGKSWKEVSAAKLFIPCGMTSTDYGLTANPVIAGGARSTPNDYMKFLDMLVNKGVTANGTRVLSEAAVTVMEQGQITGVTVGYTPYPLAWLDTPDFYGIGNWRDVTGAGGAIVESSSPGAFGSHPWINYPKKTTGIIFTFIAQEGYLTTAPTCLKVRNAVRSIVP, from the coding sequence ATGAGAGCTTATCCCCTGCTGGTCCTGCTATTCGTTATTACAGCGGCCTGTAAAAAAGAAACTACCGGCATGCAGCACGCATCCGGCTATGATGCTATTGATAAAATACTGGACGATTCCGTTCCGGTGCGGTTCAACGGAAAGTGTTACGCGGTTATCCATGTCAACGGACAGGAAGTATATAACAGAAGTTACGGCGGCTACGACGGCAATACCCGTCAACTCGTCGCCTCCTGTTCCAAATGGCTGTCAGGCGCCGTACTGATGAGCCTTGTGGACGAAGGGAAACTGAAACTGTCTGATACCGTAGGCAAGTTTCTGCCGGTGTTTACCGCCAAAGGGAAAGGCAACATCACGATTGCGCAGTTGTTTTCCCATACTTCCGGCTTTCCCGGCAACTCCAGCCAGGGATATGAGTCCAATCCGCTGCTGACGCTGGAAGCAGCCGTAGACGCCATCGGACGCAATGTGCCGTTGATGAGCCCACCCGGAAACGTTTTTTATTACGGTGGGGTAAGTATGCAGATAGCAGGACGCATCTGTGAGATAGTCAGTGGTAAAAGCTGGAAGGAAGTATCGGCTGCCAAATTATTTATCCCGTGTGGGATGACCAGCACGGATTACGGTCTTACAGCCAATCCCGTTATAGCCGGCGGCGCCCGCAGTACCCCGAACGACTATATGAAATTTCTGGATATGCTGGTCAACAAGGGCGTTACCGCCAATGGTACGCGTGTGCTCAGCGAGGCGGCGGTTACTGTTATGGAACAGGGGCAGATCACCGGTGTAACAGTAGGCTACACGCCCTATCCGCTGGCATGGCTTGACACGCCTGACTTTTATGGCATCGGCAACTGGCGTGATGTCACCGGCGCCGGTGGCGCCATCGTCGAAAGCAGTAGTCCCGGCGCTTTTGGCAGCCACCCGTGGATCAACTATCCGAAGAAAACGACCGGTATCATCTTTACATTTATCGCGCAGGAAGGTTATCTCACTACGGCCCCCACTTGTTTAAAAGTGAGGAACGCAGTGAGAAGTATTGTGCCGTAG
- the zwf gene encoding glucose-6-phosphate dehydrogenase — translation MKPKKAYPAAITIFGARGDLTRRKLIPALYNLFIENHLPALFEIFCVDFQTVDEAAFKNDLLSGVNEFSRNGKAEPSKWAEFAARISYLQGDFTKKETYVSLKAKVEDFEKSSKQRGNRMFYFAVAPRFIEVIAEALATRKLCSNKTHDRIVVEKPFGTDLATARKLNHFLTKRFSEKQVYRIDHYLGKETVQNIMAFRFANFVFEPLWNKNYIDHIQISVAEQVSVGKRGGYYDASGALRDMIQNHLLQLLCIVAMECPGAYKAEAIRDAKTKVLKSIRPFTTQQVFKNVVRAQYTAGEVDEVQRIAYRQEEQVSPESNTETFVAMKMMIDNPRWEGVPFFLRTGKSMTRQSSVIVVQFKDSPHKIFRDDIVPNRLIISIQPELEISLLFESKVPGLQMKLVPVEMDFTYQEAYTESLPEAYEALLLDVLHGDATLFMRADQVEAAWKVVMPILDAWKKSPSKLLQFYESGTWGPVAGSNLLKPYAKEWYRLPSRETIKKLAVSK, via the coding sequence ATGAAACCTAAAAAAGCATATCCAGCCGCGATAACGATTTTCGGTGCCCGGGGAGATCTTACCCGCCGTAAGCTGATACCCGCACTATATAATCTGTTTATAGAAAACCACCTGCCCGCTTTATTCGAGATCTTCTGTGTCGACTTTCAGACGGTAGATGAAGCCGCATTTAAAAACGACCTGCTGTCCGGGGTGAATGAATTCAGCCGTAACGGGAAGGCGGAGCCGTCGAAATGGGCCGAATTCGCTGCACGCATCAGTTACCTGCAAGGCGACTTTACCAAAAAGGAAACCTATGTCTCCCTGAAAGCAAAAGTGGAAGACTTTGAGAAGAGCAGCAAACAACGGGGCAACCGGATGTTTTACTTCGCTGTGGCGCCACGGTTCATAGAAGTGATCGCTGAAGCTTTAGCCACCCGCAAGTTATGCAGCAACAAAACGCATGACCGTATCGTGGTGGAGAAACCATTTGGCACCGACCTGGCTACTGCCCGGAAACTGAACCACTTCCTCACCAAACGTTTTTCAGAGAAGCAGGTATACCGTATCGACCACTATCTGGGCAAGGAAACGGTGCAAAACATCATGGCTTTCCGCTTCGCCAACTTCGTGTTCGAACCGTTGTGGAACAAAAACTACATCGATCATATACAAATCAGTGTAGCCGAACAGGTGAGTGTAGGCAAACGCGGCGGCTACTACGATGCCAGCGGCGCCCTGCGCGACATGATCCAGAACCACCTGCTGCAGTTGTTGTGCATCGTGGCCATGGAGTGCCCCGGCGCCTACAAGGCGGAAGCTATCCGTGATGCCAAAACCAAAGTGCTGAAAAGTATCCGGCCGTTTACCACGCAGCAGGTATTTAAGAATGTAGTAAGGGCGCAATACACCGCCGGCGAAGTAGACGAAGTGCAGCGGATCGCTTACCGTCAGGAAGAACAGGTGTCGCCTGAATCCAATACGGAAACATTCGTGGCGATGAAAATGATGATCGATAACCCGCGCTGGGAAGGAGTGCCTTTTTTCCTGCGTACGGGTAAATCCATGACGCGGCAGTCGTCCGTGATCGTGGTGCAGTTCAAAGACTCGCCGCATAAAATCTTCAGAGACGATATTGTTCCCAACAGGCTGATCATCAGTATACAGCCGGAGCTGGAAATCAGCCTCCTGTTTGAAAGCAAGGTGCCCGGGCTGCAAATGAAACTAGTACCGGTGGAGATGGACTTCACCTACCAGGAAGCCTATACGGAGTCCCTGCCGGAAGCTTACGAAGCGCTGCTGCTGGACGTGCTGCATGGCGATGCCACCCTCTTTATGCGTGCCGACCAGGTGGAGGCAGCCTGGAAAGTAGTGATGCCCATCCTCGACGCCTGGAAAAAATCACCCTCCAAACTTTTACAGTTTTATGAATCCGGTACCTGGGGACCGGTGGCCGGCAGCAACCTGCTGAAGCCATACGCCAAAGAATGGTACAGGCTTCCCTCCCGTGAAACAATCAAGAAACTGGCCGTTAGCAAGTAA